Proteins encoded within one genomic window of Guyparkeria hydrothermalis:
- the ubiD gene encoding 4-hydroxy-3-polyprenylbenzoate decarboxylase, with protein MAAEATTREHRAALGDLRRFLDYLEARGELVRVTEPVDPDQEMTVLADRVLRAGGPALLIERPTGFDTPVLLNLFGTPERVALGMGGQGLADLREIGRLLAFLKEPDPPAGLKEAWRSLPIFKKVLDMAPRQVKKAPVQEVVLEGDEIDLADWPIQTCWPEDAAPLITWGLTTTRGRPRKGGGLEADPEDAAAVGRERLNMGIYRQQVIGRNRVIMRWLAHRGGALDFAHWQETHPGEPFPVAVTLGADPATILGAVTPVPDTLSEYAFAGLLRGERTRLVSCLSHDLLVPANAEIVLEGFIHPDDTAVEGPYGDHTGYYNETETFPVMTVERITHRRDPIYHSTHTGRPPDEPAILGVALNEVFVPLIQKQFPEIVDFYLPPEGCSYRMAVVSMKKQYAGHAKRVMMGVWSFLRQFMYTKFVIVVDDDVDARSWEDVIWAMTTRMDPVRDTTLVDHTPIDYLDFASPVSGLGGKMGLDATSKWPGETDREWGRPIRPDREAQAAMSEVFDAVMAEAAAARGEG; from the coding sequence ATGGCCGCTGAGGCGACGACCCGGGAGCACCGGGCCGCGCTGGGGGATCTGCGCCGATTTCTCGACTACCTCGAGGCGCGCGGCGAGCTGGTGCGCGTCACCGAGCCTGTCGATCCCGATCAGGAAATGACGGTACTGGCCGACCGCGTGCTGCGCGCCGGCGGCCCGGCCTTGCTGATCGAGCGTCCGACCGGCTTCGATACCCCCGTGCTTCTCAACCTGTTCGGCACCCCCGAGCGGGTAGCGCTGGGCATGGGCGGTCAGGGGCTCGCGGATCTGCGCGAGATCGGCCGGCTGCTCGCTTTCCTCAAGGAGCCGGACCCGCCGGCGGGCCTGAAGGAGGCCTGGCGCAGCCTGCCCATCTTCAAGAAGGTGCTCGACATGGCGCCGAGGCAGGTGAAGAAGGCGCCGGTGCAGGAGGTGGTGCTCGAAGGCGACGAGATCGATCTCGCCGACTGGCCGATCCAGACCTGCTGGCCGGAGGACGCCGCACCGCTGATCACCTGGGGGCTGACCACGACCCGTGGCCGGCCGCGCAAGGGCGGTGGGCTCGAGGCCGATCCCGAGGACGCCGCGGCGGTTGGGCGCGAGCGGCTGAACATGGGCATCTACCGCCAGCAGGTGATCGGCCGCAACCGGGTGATCATGCGCTGGCTCGCCCACCGTGGCGGCGCGCTCGATTTCGCCCACTGGCAGGAGACCCATCCCGGCGAACCGTTCCCGGTTGCCGTGACCCTGGGCGCCGACCCGGCGACCATCCTCGGCGCGGTCACGCCGGTGCCCGACACCCTCTCCGAATATGCCTTTGCCGGGCTGCTGCGCGGCGAGCGCACCCGGTTGGTGAGTTGCCTGTCACACGACCTGCTGGTGCCGGCGAACGCCGAGATCGTGCTCGAGGGGTTCATCCACCCCGACGACACCGCCGTCGAGGGCCCCTACGGGGACCACACGGGCTACTACAACGAGACCGAGACCTTCCCGGTGATGACGGTCGAGCGCATCACCCACCGCCGGGACCCGATCTACCACAGCACGCACACCGGCCGCCCGCCCGACGAGCCGGCCATCCTCGGGGTAGCGCTCAACGAGGTGTTCGTGCCGCTGATCCAGAAGCAGTTCCCCGAGATCGTCGACTTCTACCTGCCGCCGGAAGGCTGCTCCTACCGCATGGCGGTGGTGTCGATGAAGAAGCAGTACGCCGGGCACGCCAAGCGCGTGATGATGGGCGTGTGGAGCTTCCTGCGCCAGTTCATGTACACCAAGTTCGTGATCGTGGTCGACGACGACGTCGACGCGCGTTCCTGGGAGGACGTGATCTGGGCGATGACAACCCGCATGGACCCGGTGCGCGACACCACGCTGGTCGACCACACGCCGATCGATTATCTCGATTTCGCCTCGCCGGTCTCCGGCCTGGGCGGCAAGATGGGGCTGGATGCGACCTCGAAGTGGCCGGGCGAGACCGACCGCGAGTGGGGCCGGCCGATCCGCCCGGATCGAGAGGCCCAGGCGGCGATGAGCGAGGTGTTCGATGCGGTCATGGCCGAGGCGGCCGCGGCGCGCGGCGAGGGCTAG
- a CDS encoding HvfB family MNIO-type RiPP peptide maturase, translating into MSPQSASPSVTQHVPVGIGLRRGPLMREIEEQRPDVDFLEVAPENWLRFGGPIKERFKALLEDYPLYTHGLSLSIGGPAELDLDFVDAVGEFLDEYRPALYSEHLSFCSDNAHLYDLMPIPFTEEAIDHVVARIDTVQQRLGRRLVLENVSYYSPVESTMDERTFILKILERSGCDLLLDVNNVFVNSVNHGYDPYAFIDAMPAERVRYLHVAGHHQVEEDLIIDSHGAPVSAPVWDLLEHTYRHVGPVPTLLERDFDIPPLDELMGEVAQIRRAAGRALGSKAA; encoded by the coding sequence ATGAGCCCCCAATCCGCCAGCCCCAGCGTTACGCAACACGTTCCCGTCGGTATCGGCCTGCGCCGCGGTCCGCTCATGCGCGAGATCGAGGAACAACGCCCCGACGTCGACTTCCTCGAGGTCGCCCCCGAGAACTGGCTGCGCTTCGGCGGACCAATCAAGGAGCGCTTCAAGGCCCTGCTCGAGGACTACCCGCTCTATACCCACGGCCTGTCGCTGTCGATCGGCGGCCCGGCCGAGCTGGACCTAGACTTCGTCGATGCCGTGGGCGAGTTCCTCGACGAGTACCGGCCAGCACTCTACAGCGAGCACCTGTCGTTCTGCTCGGACAACGCGCACCTCTACGACCTGATGCCGATCCCCTTCACCGAGGAGGCGATCGATCACGTCGTCGCGCGCATCGACACCGTGCAGCAGCGCCTCGGCCGCCGGCTGGTGCTGGAGAACGTCTCCTACTACTCGCCGGTGGAATCCACCATGGACGAGCGGACGTTCATCCTGAAAATCCTCGAGCGCTCGGGCTGCGACCTGCTGCTCGACGTCAACAACGTGTTCGTCAACAGCGTCAATCACGGCTACGACCCGTATGCCTTCATCGACGCCATGCCCGCCGAGCGGGTGCGCTACCTGCACGTGGCCGGGCACCACCAGGTCGAGGAAGACCTGATCATCGATAGCCACGGCGCACCGGTCAGCGCGCCGGTGTGGGACCTGCTCGAGCACACCTACCGCCACGTCGGCCCGGTGCCGACGCTGCTGGAACGCGACTTCGACATCCCGCCGCTCGACGAGCTGATGGGCGAGGTCGCGCAGATCCGCCGCGCCGCCGGGCGGGCGCTGGGCAGCAAGGCGGCCTGA
- a CDS encoding heme biosynthesis protein HemY, whose translation MKRVIVWTVLLVVLVAAGIYFLPDAGVAVVEIAGWHVETTAVGLLVVAVLALLVLHLLWRLIAGMLNLPSRWANRSAKQRRRVADEKLLRAWAERQRGQAELAQRYALAGVEDGSLPPMHIQVAIDALLDGLDPSRKGVPGRNRESTREEIGDLFETVGRRFPKFAEFLRLHIVQRLIALGETEWAQSMLEPLIETHPRDEAILLIRAQLLEMADDVEQLAALLPTLRRIKDKRLTGDELLRMERRVLLGRIEAAARSRDVDRLSRLWAEANRPVVDSDAVTVAYAQALVRVGASQAAAQVLEKRLSRMLEASTLQAWAEIPHEQPAEARRRLLKVVPDDWAEPGEAADVGRPRERAAFAYAMARLALAESDPSGAQMWIGRLGPLDQDLRYLAVAARVHARLRDSSEAAVLYERALARAGLEGQVIPPEPAAADGR comes from the coding sequence ATGAAACGCGTGATCGTCTGGACGGTCCTGCTGGTCGTCCTCGTGGCGGCCGGCATCTATTTCCTCCCCGACGCGGGCGTGGCCGTGGTGGAGATCGCCGGCTGGCACGTGGAAACCACCGCCGTCGGCCTGCTGGTGGTGGCGGTGCTGGCACTGCTGGTCCTGCACCTTCTCTGGCGCCTGATCGCGGGCATGCTCAACCTGCCTAGCCGTTGGGCGAACCGCTCGGCCAAGCAGCGCCGCCGTGTCGCCGATGAAAAACTCCTGCGCGCATGGGCCGAGCGTCAGCGCGGTCAGGCGGAGCTGGCGCAACGCTACGCGCTTGCCGGCGTGGAAGACGGCAGCCTGCCGCCGATGCACATCCAGGTGGCGATCGACGCTCTGCTCGACGGTCTGGATCCGTCGCGCAAGGGGGTGCCGGGGCGCAATCGCGAATCGACTCGCGAGGAGATCGGCGATCTGTTCGAGACGGTCGGTCGCCGCTTCCCGAAGTTTGCCGAATTCCTGCGGCTGCACATCGTCCAGCGGTTGATCGCGCTGGGCGAGACCGAGTGGGCCCAGTCGATGCTCGAACCCCTGATCGAGACCCATCCCCGTGACGAGGCGATCCTGCTGATCCGGGCGCAACTGCTGGAAATGGCCGACGACGTCGAGCAACTGGCGGCGCTGCTGCCCACGCTGCGGCGGATCAAGGACAAGCGCCTGACCGGCGACGAGCTGCTGCGCATGGAGCGGCGCGTGTTGCTCGGCCGGATCGAGGCCGCCGCGCGCAGCCGCGACGTGGATCGCCTGTCCCGCCTGTGGGCCGAGGCGAATCGCCCGGTGGTCGACAGTGACGCGGTCACCGTCGCTTACGCGCAGGCCCTGGTGCGCGTCGGCGCTTCGCAGGCGGCGGCCCAGGTGCTGGAAAAGCGGCTGTCGCGCATGCTCGAGGCCTCGACGCTGCAGGCCTGGGCCGAGATCCCGCATGAGCAGCCGGCCGAGGCGCGTCGTCGCCTGCTGAAGGTGGTGCCGGACGACTGGGCCGAGCCGGGTGAGGCAGCCGATGTCGGTCGTCCGCGCGAGCGGGCCGCCTTTGCCTACGCCATGGCGCGACTGGCCCTGGCCGAGTCCGACCCGAGTGGCGCGCAGATGTGGATCGGGCGGCTCGGTCCGCTGGATCAGGATCTGCGCTACCTCGCTGTGGCTGCCCGCGTTCACGCGCGCCTGCGAGACAGCAGCGAGGCCGCCGTGCTCTACGAGCGGGCCCTGGCTCGTGCCGGCCTGGAGGGGCAGGTGATACCACCGGAGCCGGCGGCAGCCGATGGCCGCTGA
- a CDS encoding thioredoxin family protein: protein MFHIKPTRLAALLLVPMAPMFLLGMATPPSQAEEEAPPADNAVLMMDDLRDVSADLELLQERQIPMLLFFHATYCSYCQTVDEEFLQTMAEDEAYHDRLIIRRVEIDSPSPEIQWQGVSYTPVEFARLQGVQLVPQVMFFGPNGKQVVDELKGVTVPDFYPQYLEQRLEAAERCIDDPTLEVCTDGIDQPRRDLATEESPTT from the coding sequence ATGTTCCACATCAAACCGACCCGACTCGCCGCACTCCTGCTGGTCCCGATGGCCCCGATGTTCCTGCTCGGCATGGCCACCCCGCCCAGTCAGGCCGAGGAGGAGGCACCGCCGGCAGACAACGCCGTACTGATGATGGATGACCTGCGCGACGTCTCCGCCGACCTCGAGCTCCTGCAAGAGCGTCAGATCCCCATGCTGCTGTTCTTCCACGCCACCTACTGCAGCTACTGCCAGACGGTGGACGAGGAATTCCTGCAGACGATGGCCGAGGACGAGGCCTACCACGATCGCCTGATCATCCGGCGCGTGGAGATCGACTCGCCCAGCCCGGAGATCCAGTGGCAGGGCGTGTCGTACACCCCGGTCGAGTTCGCCCGCCTGCAGGGCGTGCAGCTGGTGCCGCAGGTGATGTTCTTTGGCCCGAACGGCAAACAGGTGGTCGACGAGCTCAAGGGCGTGACGGTGCCGGACTTCTATCCGCAATACCTCGAACAGCGCCTCGAGGCCGCCGAGCGCTGCATCGACGACCCGACCCTCGAGGTCTGCACCGACGGCATCGACCAGCCCCGGCGCGACCTCGCTACCGAGGAATCACCAACCACCTGA
- a CDS encoding uroporphyrinogen-III synthase, translating to MSAAALPTIREIVLTRPEGSNAELREALTVARPADLDGPAPALTTVPLLAIRALAGGGGLPQALAAMQPEDLVVFVSPRAVSAAAEVQSLADWPARHVAAVGEATGRALAEAGREDVLLPAGSQDSEGLLERLEGLSMTGRRVWIIRGETGRELLAEALAARGARPHFVAVYRRECAQASAPVPAGGDRLWIVTAPQALDCLAALDSASDGEASGLLDSTLLVINDRARDRARSLGFRGPVALAGGPAPATLARAAWNLIIERQSSLRARP from the coding sequence GTGTCTGCGGCCGCCCTGCCAACCATCCGCGAGATCGTGCTCACGCGGCCCGAGGGCAGCAATGCCGAGCTGCGTGAGGCACTGACCGTGGCGCGTCCGGCCGATCTCGATGGTCCGGCGCCCGCCCTGACCACCGTGCCCCTGCTGGCGATCCGCGCGCTGGCCGGTGGAGGCGGGCTGCCGCAGGCGCTGGCGGCGATGCAGCCCGAGGACCTGGTGGTCTTCGTCAGCCCGCGCGCCGTGTCGGCCGCCGCCGAGGTGCAGTCGCTTGCCGACTGGCCGGCCCGACACGTTGCCGCCGTGGGTGAGGCCACCGGGCGGGCACTGGCCGAGGCGGGTCGCGAGGATGTCTTGCTGCCGGCGGGCTCCCAGGACAGCGAAGGGCTGCTCGAACGGCTGGAGGGGCTGTCGATGACCGGCCGTCGGGTGTGGATCATCCGCGGCGAAACTGGACGCGAACTGCTGGCCGAGGCACTGGCGGCACGCGGTGCCCGCCCGCACTTCGTTGCCGTCTATCGGCGGGAGTGCGCGCAGGCATCGGCGCCCGTGCCGGCCGGCGGTGACCGGCTCTGGATCGTTACCGCGCCGCAGGCCCTCGACTGCCTCGCGGCATTGGACTCGGCCAGCGATGGCGAGGCGTCCGGGCTGCTAGACTCCACCCTGCTGGTGATCAACGACCGGGCGCGCGATCGGGCGCGGTCGCTGGGGTTTCGCGGGCCGGTCGCCCTGGCCGGCGGCCCGGCCCCGGCGACCCTCGCCCGGGCTGCCTGGAATCTGATCATCGAACGGCAATCGTCGCTGCGGGCCCGGCCCTGA
- the hemC gene encoding hydroxymethylbilane synthase, translating to MSKAFSEGRVLRIATRASLLALWQAEFVAAELKKRNPGLEVELVKMTTRGDQLLDSPLSKIGGKALFVKELEVAMLEDRADIAVHSMKDVPMQFPDGLELIAILEGDDPHDAYVSNKYGNLDEMPAGSVVGTSSLRRETQVRERFPELEVKTLRGNIHTRLRKLDDGEYDAIILAASGLKRAELADRITHRLTAEESLPAMGQGALGIEARSDDADVHALIDPLIDKDTTTRVTAERAFNTRLNGGCQVPIGGHALLVEDDQLWLRGLVGRPDGSETLRDEITGPRDEAEALGIELAERVLRAGADKILAEVGIETEAPSRD from the coding sequence ATGAGCAAGGCATTTTCCGAGGGCCGCGTGCTGCGGATCGCGACCCGGGCCAGCCTGTTGGCGCTGTGGCAGGCCGAGTTCGTGGCCGCCGAGCTGAAGAAGCGCAACCCGGGGCTCGAGGTCGAGCTGGTGAAGATGACCACCCGCGGCGACCAGCTGCTGGACAGCCCGCTGTCGAAGATCGGCGGCAAGGCGCTGTTCGTCAAGGAGCTCGAGGTCGCCATGCTCGAGGACCGGGCCGACATCGCCGTGCACTCGATGAAGGACGTGCCGATGCAGTTCCCGGACGGCCTGGAGCTGATCGCCATTCTCGAGGGCGACGACCCGCATGACGCCTACGTCTCCAACAAGTACGGCAACCTCGACGAGATGCCGGCCGGGTCCGTCGTCGGCACCTCCAGCCTGCGTCGCGAGACCCAGGTGCGCGAGCGGTTCCCCGAGCTCGAGGTCAAGACCCTGCGCGGCAATATCCACACCCGCCTGCGCAAGCTCGACGACGGCGAGTACGACGCCATCATCCTCGCCGCCTCGGGCCTCAAGCGCGCCGAGCTGGCCGACCGCATCACGCATCGCCTGACCGCCGAGGAGTCGCTGCCGGCCATGGGCCAGGGCGCGCTCGGCATCGAGGCGCGCAGCGACGATGCCGACGTGCACGCACTGATCGATCCGCTGATCGACAAGGACACCACCACCCGCGTGACCGCCGAGCGGGCATTCAACACGCGCCTGAACGGCGGCTGCCAGGTGCCGATCGGCGGGCATGCCCTGCTGGTCGAGGACGATCAGCTCTGGCTGCGCGGACTGGTCGGCCGACCGGACGGTTCCGAGACGCTGCGCGACGAGATCACGGGGCCGCGCGATGAGGCAGAGGCGCTGGGCATCGAGCTGGCCGAGCGGGTCCTGCGTGCCGGCGCTGACAAGATCCTCGCCGAAGTGGGCATCGAGACCGAGGCCCCGAGCCGGGACTGA
- a CDS encoding uroporphyrinogen-III C-methyltransferase, producing the protein MDKKQRDKQTEEQSAEKSTESTASSSTGTAAKETDAAKASTSTASSGSGKPSSSRRPSRRRSKGSKASSGSTATAAKKTPDEPKAADDKAASKPDDASKKPAAKGGADTSADGGKSTAAPAGKTPRGTSPRSGVAMPWLVAAIALLFALAAVGGWQLWRLDQAQQSLSESSRTDQQQLADRLETLSGDISDTQSSIDTLEQRDEAIREEVESALSGQLDQLAERQDNLGQRVARIDDRLARGEIAWKTAEVGFLLTRAQERLVIARDPDGALLALKLADERVAALSRPHWLPLRSAISDAIATIEEAGEGDRVGQALALRRLGDRVDEWPLAGRADESPEPQETSEAASGPAETDLPPADAAWYEKAWAATTHWLSRQVSVTRSDTPVRLHERVATDREMRLWLTAVRESLLSRDRDALTRTLDESRDWLETHYAADAAGPAAALDALERIRTRFTSREFPSLDAVLRAWERASASEKARADETGKEAQS; encoded by the coding sequence ATGGACAAGAAGCAACGCGACAAGCAAACCGAGGAGCAGTCCGCCGAGAAGTCGACCGAGTCGACGGCGTCTTCCTCGACCGGTACGGCCGCCAAGGAGACGGATGCCGCCAAGGCATCCACTTCGACGGCTTCCTCCGGGTCCGGCAAGCCCTCGAGTTCGCGCCGGCCGTCGAGACGGCGCTCGAAGGGCAGCAAGGCCAGCAGCGGGTCGACCGCTACGGCCGCGAAGAAGACACCGGACGAACCGAAGGCCGCCGACGACAAGGCGGCGTCCAAGCCGGACGATGCGAGCAAGAAACCGGCAGCCAAGGGTGGCGCCGACACGTCCGCTGACGGTGGCAAGTCCACGGCGGCCCCTGCGGGCAAGACCCCGAGGGGCACATCCCCGCGGTCCGGGGTGGCAATGCCCTGGCTGGTGGCCGCGATCGCGCTGCTGTTCGCGTTGGCTGCCGTGGGTGGCTGGCAGCTCTGGCGGCTCGACCAGGCCCAGCAGTCGCTGAGCGAATCCAGCCGGACCGACCAGCAACAGCTGGCGGATCGGCTCGAGACGCTGTCCGGCGACATCAGCGACACCCAGTCGTCGATAGACACGCTTGAACAGCGTGACGAGGCGATTCGCGAGGAGGTGGAGTCTGCGTTGTCCGGGCAGCTCGATCAGCTTGCCGAACGACAGGACAACCTCGGCCAGCGGGTCGCGCGCATCGACGACCGGCTTGCTCGCGGCGAGATCGCGTGGAAGACGGCGGAGGTCGGTTTCCTGCTGACGCGGGCCCAGGAGCGATTGGTGATCGCCCGCGATCCCGACGGGGCACTGCTGGCGCTCAAGCTCGCCGACGAGCGCGTCGCGGCCCTCTCCCGGCCGCACTGGCTGCCGCTGCGCTCGGCGATCAGCGACGCGATTGCGACCATCGAGGAGGCCGGCGAAGGCGACCGGGTCGGTCAGGCGCTGGCCCTGCGCCGCCTGGGCGACCGGGTCGATGAGTGGCCGCTGGCCGGGCGGGCCGACGAATCGCCCGAGCCGCAAGAGACGAGCGAGGCGGCATCCGGGCCAGCCGAGACCGATCTGCCCCCGGCGGACGCCGCGTGGTACGAGAAGGCCTGGGCGGCGACCACCCACTGGCTGTCGCGCCAGGTGAGCGTGACCCGTTCGGATACGCCGGTACGCCTGCACGAGCGTGTGGCTACCGATCGCGAGATGCGGCTGTGGCTGACCGCGGTGCGCGAGTCGCTTCTCTCGCGTGACCGCGATGCCCTGACGCGGACCCTCGACGAGTCGCGCGACTGGCTCGAGACCCACTACGCTGCCGACGCGGCCGGACCGGCGGCGGCACTGGACGCGCTCGAGCGTATCCGGACGCGGTTTACCAGTCGTGAATTCCCCTCGCTGGATGCGGTGCTCCGCGCCTGGGAGCGGGCTTCGGCCTCTGAAAAAGCGCGCGCCGATGAGACCGGCAAGGAGGCACAGTCATGA
- a CDS encoding HvfC family RiPP maturation protein — MGDFRATQEAFTRYVRDPEANPPPPGSKPERMAWYAKLFFNNIDGTLENAFPALRASLDDAAWQGLTRPFFRNHPAHSPILRDLPGEFLAFLQESPGLADWQRELAAYELARFELMAEDAAPAPTDLDPAGDLLAGQPVVSSLARLMMTAYPVDRIAATLEAGKTPEISPAGMHHLALHRDAHGAPFALNLTPGSAQLLLALTEADGQTGREIVAQLAETFGRPVEELAGFAAEQLEQWRAQGILLGARPPG; from the coding sequence GTGGGTGATTTCCGCGCGACGCAGGAGGCCTTCACCCGCTACGTCCGGGACCCCGAGGCCAACCCGCCCCCCCCGGGCAGCAAGCCCGAGCGAATGGCCTGGTACGCGAAACTGTTCTTCAACAACATCGACGGCACGCTGGAGAACGCCTTCCCGGCGCTGCGCGCGAGCCTCGACGATGCCGCCTGGCAGGGACTGACCCGGCCATTCTTCCGCAACCACCCGGCCCACTCGCCGATCCTGCGCGACCTGCCGGGCGAATTCCTCGCCTTCCTGCAGGAAAGCCCCGGACTCGCCGACTGGCAGCGCGAGCTGGCCGCCTACGAACTGGCACGCTTCGAGCTGATGGCCGAGGACGCCGCGCCCGCCCCGACCGACCTCGACCCAGCCGGCGACTTGCTCGCTGGTCAGCCCGTGGTCTCCTCGCTGGCCCGCCTGATGATGACCGCCTACCCGGTCGACCGGATCGCCGCGACGCTCGAGGCCGGCAAGACACCCGAGATCTCGCCGGCGGGCATGCACCACCTCGCCCTGCATCGCGACGCACACGGCGCGCCGTTCGCCCTGAACCTCACGCCCGGCAGCGCCCAACTGCTGCTGGCACTGACCGAGGCCGATGGCCAGACCGGCCGCGAGATAGTCGCGCAGCTGGCCGAGACCTTCGGCCGGCCGGTCGAGGAACTTGCCGGCTTTGCTGCCGA